A genomic window from Daphnia carinata strain CSIRO-1 chromosome 9, CSIRO_AGI_Dcar_HiC_V3, whole genome shotgun sequence includes:
- the LOC130688570 gene encoding sodium- and chloride-dependent glycine transporter 1-like, giving the protein MLPRARLAVERNTSTLTLTPVSLPRRSNISRLNQWESPVKSSAKCSVHWKCKWDFYVAILSFALDSASWTRLTSSCIEHGGAAYLVARVISIMIVGVPLLFFEISIGQLSGMGPLKFFGTTNLRPVFSGVGFFLMLTSVYKAIGDTASGMWPISKTITLMLGDDIKGLNSTLDLQENMYGFTQLDALTVISLSITWVFAVLAVICGVKFISKVAYVTSVVPVILITTLVVRAIYSDPLQMYAGLAAMLAPSWHKLLSVPLWITAIADTALSLNLGFGVITFLASLNTHKLNCLKSSIVLVTCHTVTLALMLVLSCSTVILFPNRSEMILEAISTGVSEQHPPGEGWTIIFFVAVFLLNLDTLIFICNMLATSFSNSSWRPVLAVLFGAFLYVICLPLATQSRELYIATIETFTGCILPLAGTFLVLVATVSSMRPSSMVDMVEFAGQCKLAFRGQSYVFVAYNAILPLMLLMCIVDAGVRTADNTNVMAIVGRLLLCFPWVSILLTPFYLVGRHYGHLPSTKKWRELWQKSDYEDWLYRRPQLPAGASDDDSNSIYELPERVSSSRPISTYYSSATILASDSAAVYSAYY; this is encoded by the exons ATGTTGCCAAGGGCGCGTCTTGCTGTCGAGCGCAACACCTCGACGTTGACTCTCACACCAGTGTCACTGCCAAGGCGATCAAATATTAGTAGACTG AATCAATGGGAATCACCTGTTAAAAGTTCCGCAAAATGTAGTGTACATTGGAAATGCAAATGGGATTTTTACGTCGCCATCCTCAGTTTTGCTTTAG ATTCTGCTAGTTGGACGCGGCTGACATCATCATGCATCGAGCATGGTGGGGCGGCATATTTGGTGGCTAGAGTGATTTCCATAATGATAGTTGGTGTACCTCTTCTCTTCTTTGAGATAAGCATAGGCCAACTGAGTGGCATGGGCCCACTCAAATTTTTTGGCACCACCAACTTGAGACCAGTCTTCTCTGGTGTGGGTTTTTTCCTCATGCTCACCAGTGTTTACAAGGCTATAGGTGACACTGCATCTGGAATGTGGCCAATATCCAAAACAATCACCTTGATGTTGGGTGATGATATTAAAG GCTTGAACAGTACTTTAGACCTGCAAGAAAATATGTATGGTTTTACTCAGTTGGATGCCTTGACAGTTATTAGTTTATCAATTACCTGGGTGTTTGCAGTCCTTGCTGTTATTTGTGGAGTAAAATTTATTAGCAAG GTTGCATACGTTACTTCAGTAGTACCTGTGATACTTATCACCACCCTTGTGGTTAGAGCCATCTATTCAGATCCATTACAAATGTATGCAGGATTGGCAGCCATGCTTGCTCCCTCATGGCATAAGTTGCTTTCAGTCCCCTTATGGATAACAGCCATTGCTGATACTGCACTTTCACTGAACTTGGGCTTTGGAGTCATTACGTTCCTGGCAAGCTTGAACACACATAAACTGAACTGTCTTAa GTCAAGCATAGTTCTGGTGACTTGTCACACTGTTACTCTAGCACTCATGTTAGTGCTGAGCTGCTCAACCGTCATACTGTTCCCTAATCGATCAGAAATGATTCTAGAAGCTATTTCTACTGGAGTCAGTGAACAACATCCGCCCGGTGAAGGATGGACAATTATCTTTTTCGTTGCTGTTTTTCTGTTGA ATTTGGACACTTTGATTTTTATCTGCAACATGTTAGCTACTTCGTTTTCTAATTCGAGTTGGCGACCCGTCTTAGCCGTTTTGTTTGGTGCTTTCCTCTACGTCATTTGTTTACCTCTGGCCACGCAA AGCAGAGAATTATACATAGCCACGATTGAGACCTTCACCGGCTGTATACTACCGTTGGCAGGTACGTTCCTCGTCCTGGTGGCCACCGTGTCCAGCATGAGACCGAGCAGCATGGTAGACATGGTCGAATTCGCCGGCCAATGCAAGCTAGCCTTCCGAGGTCAAAGCTACGTCTTTGTCGCATACAACGCAATCCTACCGCTGATGTTGCTC ATGTGCATCGTTGACGCTGGCGTGCGGACGGCCGACAACACCAACGTAATGGCCATCGTGGGCCGATTGCTGCTATGCTTCCCTTGGGTTTCGATCCTGCTGACTCCGTTCTACTTGGTCGGCCGTCATTACGGCCACTTGCCCAGCACCAAG AAGTGGCGAGAATTATGGCAAAAGTCAGACTATGAGGACTGGCTTTATCGGCGTCCGCAGCTTCCTGCTGGCGCATCCGACGACGACAGCAATTCCATCTACGAATTGCCAGAACGCGTGTCCAGCAGCCGACCGATTTCCACCTACTATTCTAGCGCGACTATCCTGGCCAGCGATTCGGCTGCCGTCTACTCTGCTTACTATTGA
- the LOC130688981 gene encoding carbonic anhydrase-related protein 10-like isoform X3 produces MNVGQGTLTKAGSLASWEEWWTYDGISGPSFWGLINPQWMLCNKGRRQSPIDIEPAKMLYDPNLRPLSVDKHKVSGVLHNTGQSLVFRPDTGPKHSLAVNVSAGPLAYRYQIEEVFLHYGTDNSHGSEHRIQGNAFPAEIQFYGYNAELYANASEARHKSQGLVAIAVMVQIGDTPNSELRSLSSLFGQVIYRGQSAELRHVSLHALLPETEHYMTYEGSTTHPGCWETTSWIIFNKPIYITRQELYALRRLVQGDSETPKGALGNNVRALQPLHHRTVRTNIDFTNAMERGCVTMKSDLSYKANSWNIATT; encoded by the exons ATGAATGTTGGACAAGGAACGCTTACAAAAG CAGGATCGTTGGCCAGTTGGGAGGAATGGTGGACTTATGACGGCATTTCag GTCCGTCATTTTGGGGGTTGATCAACCCGCAGTGGATGCTGTGCAACAAGGGACGGCGCCAGTCGCCCATCGATATCGAGCCGGCCAAGATGCTCTACGACCCGAATCTAAGGCCGCTCAGCGTCGACAAGCACAAG GTCTCTGGAGTCTTGCACAACACGGGCCAGTCACTCGTCTTCCGTCCGGACACGGGTCCCAAGCATTCGCTGGCCGTCAACGTCTCCGCCGGCCCGTTGGCCTACCGCTACCAAATTGAAGAAGTCTTTCTGCACTACGGGACGGACAATTCGCACGGATCCGAACATCGCATCCAGGGCAACGCGTTCCCGGCCGAG ATTCAATTTTACGGCTACAATGCGGAATTATACGCGAACGCGTCAGAGGCCCGTCATAAATCACAAGGACTTGTCGCTATCGCAGTCATGGTCCAG ATTGGCGATACTCCGAATTCAGAATTGCGTTCGTTATCTTCTCTTTTCGGCCAAGTCATCTATCgag GGCAATCGGCGGAATTGCGGCATGTCTCTCTTCATGCCCTCCTACCCGAGACGGAACATTACATGACGTACGAGGGTTCTACCACGCATCCGGGCTGTTGGGAGACAACGTCTTGGATCATTTTCAACAAACCTATTTACATCACCCGCCAAGAG tTGTACGCCCTTCGTCGTTTGGTACAAGGGGACAGCGAAACGCCCAAAGGCGCACTGGGCAACAACGTTCGGGCGCTCCAGCCGCTCCATCACCGTACAGTCAGAACCAACATCGATTTCACCAATGCAATG GAACGGGGCTGTGTTACGATGAAATCCGACTTGTCCTACAAGGCCAATTCGTGGAACATCGCCACAACGTga
- the LOC130688575 gene encoding leucine-rich repeat-containing protein 15-like — MRLVANNGRIILAILLLIQRCCDAMQELQKQQTQQPYNCPKQCICLSSTQVLCNGGGLSQVPDDLPPYVEHLSLIKNNIRQLKTDAFQRYKALRKLYLDGNAINQVQAFAFRGLGRLQELSMQNTPLDRLGQFTFSGLHNLSHLYLANNQIRRIESYAFAGTSSIRLLVLTNNPTVRIDSSAFAGLSDVQMIYLPAGVRHLEQDAFSGLSMIGHLKLAHLDLQSLNSFVFRGLRHVQLLSIQESDLGIIRPGVFVNMTSIGRVSFINNKIDGIDSLELTADNRVRQFHFIGNHLLDLPHGRAIHIQGVPVVNASNNHFPCDCHVVSWMQSAMFANQSRERMMANNYCISPYEVHGKSIQSAAEEAHLFGGCESDDAAPERTVALETTKPSTLFINSCGRSPTNSESMTIVIALYLLFQQFVQL; from the exons ATGCGGCTGGTGGCGAACAACGGCCGGATTATTTTGGCAATTTTGCTGCTGATTCAGCGATGCTGTGACGCAATGCAAGAATTACAAAAACAGCAAACGCAGCAACCTTACAACTGTCCGAAGCAATGCATTTGTTTATCATCGACGCAA gtgcTGTGTAACGGCGGAGGACTGAGCCAAGTCCCCGACGATCTGCCACCGTACGTGGAACACCTTTCGCTCATCAAGAACAACATCCGCCAGTTGAAGACGGACGCGTTCCAGCGCTACAAGGCGTTGCGTAAACTCTATTTGGACGGCAACGCCATCAATCAAGTGCAGGCGTTCGCATTCCGCGGCCTCGGCCGTCTCCAGGAGCTGTCCATGCAAAATACTCCGCTCGACAGGCTCGGACAATTCACCTTCTCCGGCTTGCATAATTTGAGCCACCTCTACTTGGCCAACAATCAAATACGGCGCATCGAGAGCTACGCATTCGCTGGCACTTCGTCCATCCGCCTCCTGGTGCTCACCAACAATCCGACCGTCCGCATCGATTCATCCGCTTTTGCTG GCTTGAGCGACGTTCAAATGATTTATTTACCGGCCGGAGTCCGCCAcctggaacaag ATGCTTTCAGCGGACTGTCGATGATTGGGCATTTAAAACTGGCCCATTTAGACCTACAGTCCCTCAATAGTTTCGTCTTTCGAGGCTTGAGGCATGTGCAG TTGTTGAGCATCCAAGAAAGCGATTTGGGCATCATCCGTCCTGGCGTTTTTGTTAACATGACCAGCATCGGTCGTGTTAgtttcatcaacaacaaaatcgaCGGGATCGATTCGCTCGAATTGACGGCCGATAACCGCGTCCGGCAATTCCATTTTATCGGCAATCATTTGCTGGATCTTCCGCACGGCCGCGCTATCCACATACAag gtgtgccAGTTGTGAATGCATCCAACAATCATTTCCCTTGTGATTGCCACGTCGTCAGCTGGATGCAATCAGCCATGTTCGCTAATCAGAGTCGCGAGCGCATGATGGCCAACAATTACTGCATTTCACCGTACGAAGTGCACGGCAAATCCATCCAATCTGCTGCGGAAGAAGCTCACCTCTTTGGTGGATGTGAGAGCGACGACGCAGCGCCAGAGCGTACCGTCGCTTTGGAAACGACCAAACCATCGACTTTGTTCATCAACAGTTGCGGTCGTTCGCCGACGAACAGCGAATCGATGACTATTGTAATCGCATTGTATTTATTGTTCCAACAGTTTGTACAGTTGTAA
- the LOC130688572 gene encoding N-acetylgalactosamine kinase-like, whose amino-acid sequence MDTPPIVTVDTLEGSLVEKINLLTKDFEKNYGFPPEFIARVPGRVNLIGEHIDYCGYAVFPMAIDQEILMAVKPRQDQHLELTNVNPAYEDHSCELMNFDIDKGIPHWFKYCLCGVKGIMENSSKTKNELKGLNARIHGLIPPGAGLSSSSAVVCAAALAFAHVNGLVYKKQELADNCARSERYIGTEGGGMDQAIAMLATQGTAKLIEFNPLRAHDTKLPTGAVFVIAHSLAEVNKAASSLFNCRVMECRLAAKVLARLHGINPDSVTRLADVQCSLNKTLPEMASLAGLYLHDDPYSKEEVSKLLEMTESQLENKILSENTRDVNLFKLRQRALHVFQEAHRVWQFRDICNSGSATALQELGQLMFDSHSSCRDLYECSHPQLDHLVEVSRNRCLGARLTGAGWGGCMVALVPENGVKSFIDHLKENYYKNLPAARDRDLNEVLFATQPGSGAAIFNL is encoded by the exons ATGGATACACCTCCAATTGTCACAGTAGATACTTTGGAAGGCTCACTTGTAGAAAAGATCAACTTACTCACCAAAGATTTCGAAAAGAACTATGGTTTTCCGCCCGAATTTATTGCACGAGTGCCTGGAAg GGTAAATTTGATTGGAGAACACATTGATTATTGTGGTTATGCTGTGTTCCCCATGGCAATTGACCAAGAAATCTTGATGGCAGTTAAACCCAGACAGGATCAACATTTAGAGCTTACAAATGTCAACCCAGCATATGAAGATCACAGCTGTGAACTCATGAACTTTGA CATTGATAAAGGTATACCCCACTGGTTCAAATACTGCTTATGCGGAGTCAAAGGCATCATGGAGAATtcttccaaaacaaaaaacgagcTTAAAGGTTTAAATGCCAGAATTCATGGGCTGATACCTCCAGGTGCTGGATTGTCCAGTTCAAGTGCAGTAGTCTGTGCAGCTGCATTAGCATTTGCCCACGTCAATGGTCTCGTCTACAAGAAACAAGAATTGGCAGATAATTGCGCACGGAGTGAGAGATACATTGGTACTGAGGGTGGGGGTATGGACCAAGCAATTGCCATGTTAGCCACGCAAG GTACTGCCAAATTAATTGAATTCAATCCGCTAAGAGCTCACGATACAAAACTACCGACGGGAGCGGTGTTTGTCATCGCTCACAGTTTAGCTGAGGTAAACAAAGCAGCATCGTCGCTTTTCAACTGCAGAGTCATGGAATGTCGTTTGGCAGCCAAG GTACTGGCACGCTTACATGGAATAAATCCAGATTCGGTGACGCGCTTGGCAGATGTCCAGTGTTCGCTCAATAAGACGCTACCGGAAATGGCTTCCCTCGCAGGGCTTTATCTTCATGACGATCCCTACAGCAAGGAGGAGGTGTCCAAGCTCCTAGAGATGACAGAATCGCAGCTGGAAAATAAAATCCTGTCTGAAAATACACGAGACGTCAACTTGTTCAAACTACGGCAAAGGGCGCTTCACGTCTTTCAAG AAGCCCATAGAGTATGGCAGTTCCGCGACATTTGCAACAGCGGTTCGGCGACAGCATTGCAAGAGCTAGGACAGCTGATGTTTGATTCGCATAGCAGCTGTCGCGATCTGTATGAATGCAGTCACCCGCAGCTCGATCATCTCGTAGAAGTATCTCGTAATCGTTGCTTGGGAGCAAGACTGACGGGAGCAGG ATGGGGTGGCTGTATGGTCGCATTGGTGCCTGAAAATGGAGTTAAGTCTTTTATTGatcatttgaaagaaaattattacaaAAACTTGCCGGCTGCTCGTGATCGCGACTTGAATGAAGTCCTCTTTGCCACCCAACCTGGTTCCGGAGCAGCTATTTTCAATCTCTAG
- the LOC130688981 gene encoding carbonic anhydrase-related protein 10-like isoform X4, translating to MNVGQGTLTKGSLASWEEWWTYDGISGPSFWGLINPQWMLCNKGRRQSPIDIEPAKMLYDPNLRPLSVDKHKVSGVLHNTGQSLVFRPDTGPKHSLAVNVSAGPLAYRYQIEEVFLHYGTDNSHGSEHRIQGNAFPAEIQFYGYNAELYANASEARHKSQGLVAIAVMVQIGDTPNSELRSLSSLFGQVIYRGQSAELRHVSLHALLPETEHYMTYEGSTTHPGCWETTSWIIFNKPIYITRQELYALRRLVQGDSETPKGALGNNVRALQPLHHRTVRTNIDFTNAMERGCVTMKSDLSYKANSWNIATT from the exons ATGAATGTTGGACAAGGAACGCTTACAAAAG GATCGTTGGCCAGTTGGGAGGAATGGTGGACTTATGACGGCATTTCag GTCCGTCATTTTGGGGGTTGATCAACCCGCAGTGGATGCTGTGCAACAAGGGACGGCGCCAGTCGCCCATCGATATCGAGCCGGCCAAGATGCTCTACGACCCGAATCTAAGGCCGCTCAGCGTCGACAAGCACAAG GTCTCTGGAGTCTTGCACAACACGGGCCAGTCACTCGTCTTCCGTCCGGACACGGGTCCCAAGCATTCGCTGGCCGTCAACGTCTCCGCCGGCCCGTTGGCCTACCGCTACCAAATTGAAGAAGTCTTTCTGCACTACGGGACGGACAATTCGCACGGATCCGAACATCGCATCCAGGGCAACGCGTTCCCGGCCGAG ATTCAATTTTACGGCTACAATGCGGAATTATACGCGAACGCGTCAGAGGCCCGTCATAAATCACAAGGACTTGTCGCTATCGCAGTCATGGTCCAG ATTGGCGATACTCCGAATTCAGAATTGCGTTCGTTATCTTCTCTTTTCGGCCAAGTCATCTATCgag GGCAATCGGCGGAATTGCGGCATGTCTCTCTTCATGCCCTCCTACCCGAGACGGAACATTACATGACGTACGAGGGTTCTACCACGCATCCGGGCTGTTGGGAGACAACGTCTTGGATCATTTTCAACAAACCTATTTACATCACCCGCCAAGAG tTGTACGCCCTTCGTCGTTTGGTACAAGGGGACAGCGAAACGCCCAAAGGCGCACTGGGCAACAACGTTCGGGCGCTCCAGCCGCTCCATCACCGTACAGTCAGAACCAACATCGATTTCACCAATGCAATG GAACGGGGCTGTGTTACGATGAAATCCGACTTGTCCTACAAGGCCAATTCGTGGAACATCGCCACAACGTga
- the LOC130688981 gene encoding carbonic anhydrase-related protein 10-like isoform X1, which yields MKSLTAFVCFLVLPAGSLASWEEWWTYDGISGPSFWGLINPQWMLCNKGRRQSPIDIEPAKMLYDPNLRPLSVDKHKVSGVLHNTGQSLVFRPDTGPKHSLAVNVSAGPLAYRYQIEEVFLHYGTDNSHGSEHRIQGNAFPAEIQFYGYNAELYANASEARHKSQGLVAIAVMVQIGDTPNSELRSLSSLFGQVIYRGQSAELRHVSLHALLPETEHYMTYEGSTTHPGCWETTSWIIFNKPIYITRQELYALRRLVQGDSETPKGALGNNVRALQPLHHRTVRTNIDFTNAMERGCVTMKSDLSYKANSWNIATT from the exons ATGAAATCTCTGACAGCCTTCGTCTGCTTCCTCGTACTGCCAG CAGGATCGTTGGCCAGTTGGGAGGAATGGTGGACTTATGACGGCATTTCag GTCCGTCATTTTGGGGGTTGATCAACCCGCAGTGGATGCTGTGCAACAAGGGACGGCGCCAGTCGCCCATCGATATCGAGCCGGCCAAGATGCTCTACGACCCGAATCTAAGGCCGCTCAGCGTCGACAAGCACAAG GTCTCTGGAGTCTTGCACAACACGGGCCAGTCACTCGTCTTCCGTCCGGACACGGGTCCCAAGCATTCGCTGGCCGTCAACGTCTCCGCCGGCCCGTTGGCCTACCGCTACCAAATTGAAGAAGTCTTTCTGCACTACGGGACGGACAATTCGCACGGATCCGAACATCGCATCCAGGGCAACGCGTTCCCGGCCGAG ATTCAATTTTACGGCTACAATGCGGAATTATACGCGAACGCGTCAGAGGCCCGTCATAAATCACAAGGACTTGTCGCTATCGCAGTCATGGTCCAG ATTGGCGATACTCCGAATTCAGAATTGCGTTCGTTATCTTCTCTTTTCGGCCAAGTCATCTATCgag GGCAATCGGCGGAATTGCGGCATGTCTCTCTTCATGCCCTCCTACCCGAGACGGAACATTACATGACGTACGAGGGTTCTACCACGCATCCGGGCTGTTGGGAGACAACGTCTTGGATCATTTTCAACAAACCTATTTACATCACCCGCCAAGAG tTGTACGCCCTTCGTCGTTTGGTACAAGGGGACAGCGAAACGCCCAAAGGCGCACTGGGCAACAACGTTCGGGCGCTCCAGCCGCTCCATCACCGTACAGTCAGAACCAACATCGATTTCACCAATGCAATG GAACGGGGCTGTGTTACGATGAAATCCGACTTGTCCTACAAGGCCAATTCGTGGAACATCGCCACAACGTga
- the LOC130688981 gene encoding carbonic anhydrase-related protein 10-like isoform X2 produces MKSLTAFVCFLVLPGSLASWEEWWTYDGISGPSFWGLINPQWMLCNKGRRQSPIDIEPAKMLYDPNLRPLSVDKHKVSGVLHNTGQSLVFRPDTGPKHSLAVNVSAGPLAYRYQIEEVFLHYGTDNSHGSEHRIQGNAFPAEIQFYGYNAELYANASEARHKSQGLVAIAVMVQIGDTPNSELRSLSSLFGQVIYRGQSAELRHVSLHALLPETEHYMTYEGSTTHPGCWETTSWIIFNKPIYITRQELYALRRLVQGDSETPKGALGNNVRALQPLHHRTVRTNIDFTNAMERGCVTMKSDLSYKANSWNIATT; encoded by the exons ATGAAATCTCTGACAGCCTTCGTCTGCTTCCTCGTACTGCCAG GATCGTTGGCCAGTTGGGAGGAATGGTGGACTTATGACGGCATTTCag GTCCGTCATTTTGGGGGTTGATCAACCCGCAGTGGATGCTGTGCAACAAGGGACGGCGCCAGTCGCCCATCGATATCGAGCCGGCCAAGATGCTCTACGACCCGAATCTAAGGCCGCTCAGCGTCGACAAGCACAAG GTCTCTGGAGTCTTGCACAACACGGGCCAGTCACTCGTCTTCCGTCCGGACACGGGTCCCAAGCATTCGCTGGCCGTCAACGTCTCCGCCGGCCCGTTGGCCTACCGCTACCAAATTGAAGAAGTCTTTCTGCACTACGGGACGGACAATTCGCACGGATCCGAACATCGCATCCAGGGCAACGCGTTCCCGGCCGAG ATTCAATTTTACGGCTACAATGCGGAATTATACGCGAACGCGTCAGAGGCCCGTCATAAATCACAAGGACTTGTCGCTATCGCAGTCATGGTCCAG ATTGGCGATACTCCGAATTCAGAATTGCGTTCGTTATCTTCTCTTTTCGGCCAAGTCATCTATCgag GGCAATCGGCGGAATTGCGGCATGTCTCTCTTCATGCCCTCCTACCCGAGACGGAACATTACATGACGTACGAGGGTTCTACCACGCATCCGGGCTGTTGGGAGACAACGTCTTGGATCATTTTCAACAAACCTATTTACATCACCCGCCAAGAG tTGTACGCCCTTCGTCGTTTGGTACAAGGGGACAGCGAAACGCCCAAAGGCGCACTGGGCAACAACGTTCGGGCGCTCCAGCCGCTCCATCACCGTACAGTCAGAACCAACATCGATTTCACCAATGCAATG GAACGGGGCTGTGTTACGATGAAATCCGACTTGTCCTACAAGGCCAATTCGTGGAACATCGCCACAACGTga